From Alkalidesulfovibrio alkalitolerans DSM 16529, a single genomic window includes:
- a CDS encoding rubrerythrin family protein: MPTTLENLMEAFAGESQANRKYLAFAEQADKEGHPQVAKLFRAAAAAETVHAHAHLRAAGKIGDTATNLEEAVAGETHEFKLMYPPMIEQARAEGNKVAERSLAYANEVEKVHAGLYQKALDNLGSNAAVDYWVCKVCGHTVENDVPEKCPICNSAAKAFFKVD, encoded by the coding sequence ATGCCCACGACCCTTGAGAATCTCATGGAGGCCTTTGCGGGCGAATCGCAGGCCAACCGCAAGTATCTCGCCTTTGCCGAGCAGGCCGACAAGGAAGGCCATCCCCAGGTCGCCAAGCTCTTTCGCGCGGCCGCCGCGGCCGAGACCGTGCACGCCCACGCCCACCTGCGCGCGGCCGGAAAGATCGGCGACACCGCCACCAACCTTGAGGAGGCCGTGGCTGGCGAGACGCACGAGTTCAAGCTCATGTATCCGCCCATGATCGAGCAGGCCAGGGCCGAGGGCAACAAGGTGGCCGAGCGTTCCCTGGCCTACGCCAACGAGGTGGAGAAGGTCCACGCCGGACTCTACCAGAAGGCCCTGGACAACCTCGGTTCCAATGCGGCCGTCGATTACTGGGTCTGCAAGGTCTGCGGGCACACCGTGGAGAACGACGTTCCCGAGAAGTGTCCGATCTGCAACTCTGCTGCCAAGGCCTTCTTCAAGGTCGACTAG
- the secA gene encoding preprotein translocase subunit SecA codes for MLKFIAKKVFGSAAERYVKKAKPFVDQVNALETQWQALSDHEFPARVAAWRQEVEQGRDLSEIMPDVFACVRDAGRRVLNMRHFDVQLIGGMVLHEGKIAEMKTGEGKTLVATLPVVLNALTGKGVHVVTVNDYLARRDAEWMGAIYNFLGLSVGVIVHGLTPEERRAAYGADITYGTNNEFGFDYLRDNMAFSLSQLVQRGHNFAIVDEVDSILIDEARTPLIISGPSEQSTGQYVIVNDLVPKLERERDFTIDEKARSVSLTEEGVARVEDLLKIENLFDPANITLQHHTLQALKAHNLFQRDVDYIVSEGEVVIVDEFTGRLMPGRRYSDGLHQALEAKERVAVKAENQTLASITFQNYFRMYDKLAGMTGTADTEAVEFKQIYGLDVMVIPTHRDMVRLDQPDMILRTQKEKFQAIAEEIKRLHEKGQPVLVGTVSIEKSELVSALLKKLRVPHNVLNAKNHEQEAQIVAEAGHKGKVTIATNMAGRGTDIKLGEGVVDIGGLYILGTERHESRRIDNQLRGRSGRQGDPGESRFYLALDDDLMRLFGSERISGLMERLGMKEGEAIENSFVSKAIENAQKRVEAHNFEIRKTLLEYDDVMNQQREVIYSQRRQIMTDSDLTPMIDAFVDDLLDEIYAPVIGHKEEPDEETVASVRAKLEEVFDLRRFEEFQADGLMSRDEAGALVRRSIEELRAQAPAHFHEITRYFLLDSLDRVWKEHLLHMDHLRDGIGLRGYGQKDPKQEYKREGYNLFQDMLARIKESTMFALCHLRIKAEVQEDDFKHEEQKQVSYSAGTEAAVAKARQPQKREQPKVGRNDPCPCGSGRKYKKCCGMNA; via the coding sequence ATGCTCAAATTCATCGCCAAGAAGGTTTTCGGCTCCGCTGCCGAACGCTATGTCAAGAAAGCCAAGCCTTTCGTGGACCAGGTGAACGCCCTGGAAACCCAGTGGCAGGCCCTGTCCGACCACGAGTTCCCGGCCCGCGTGGCCGCCTGGCGGCAGGAGGTGGAGCAGGGGCGCGACCTTTCCGAGATCATGCCCGACGTCTTCGCCTGCGTGCGCGACGCCGGACGCCGCGTGCTCAACATGCGCCACTTCGACGTGCAACTCATCGGCGGCATGGTGCTGCACGAAGGCAAGATCGCGGAAATGAAGACCGGTGAAGGCAAGACGCTGGTCGCAACCTTGCCCGTGGTGCTCAACGCACTTACCGGCAAGGGCGTGCACGTGGTCACGGTGAACGACTATCTGGCCCGCCGCGACGCCGAGTGGATGGGCGCGATATACAACTTCCTCGGGCTCTCAGTGGGCGTGATCGTGCACGGCCTGACTCCGGAGGAGCGCCGTGCGGCCTACGGCGCGGACATCACCTACGGCACGAACAACGAATTCGGCTTCGACTACCTGCGCGACAACATGGCCTTCAGCCTGAGCCAACTCGTGCAGCGCGGCCACAACTTCGCCATCGTGGACGAGGTGGACTCCATCCTCATCGACGAGGCGCGCACGCCGCTCATCATCTCCGGCCCCTCGGAGCAGTCCACGGGCCAGTATGTGATCGTGAACGATCTGGTGCCCAAGCTTGAGCGCGAGCGCGACTTCACCATCGACGAGAAGGCGCGCTCCGTGTCGCTCACCGAGGAGGGCGTGGCCCGCGTCGAGGATCTGCTCAAAATCGAAAACCTCTTCGATCCCGCGAACATCACCCTGCAACATCACACCCTGCAGGCGCTCAAGGCCCACAACCTCTTCCAGCGCGACGTGGACTACATCGTCTCCGAGGGCGAAGTGGTCATCGTGGACGAGTTCACGGGCCGCCTCATGCCCGGCCGCCGCTACTCCGACGGCCTGCACCAGGCCCTGGAGGCCAAGGAGCGCGTCGCGGTCAAGGCCGAGAACCAGACCCTGGCCTCGATCACCTTCCAGAACTACTTCCGCATGTACGACAAGCTCGCGGGCATGACTGGCACGGCCGACACCGAGGCCGTGGAATTCAAGCAGATCTACGGTTTGGACGTGATGGTCATCCCCACGCACCGCGACATGGTGCGCCTGGATCAGCCCGACATGATCCTGCGCACGCAAAAAGAGAAGTTCCAGGCCATCGCCGAAGAAATCAAGCGGCTGCACGAGAAGGGCCAGCCCGTGCTCGTGGGCACTGTGTCCATCGAGAAGTCCGAGCTCGTCTCCGCCCTGCTCAAGAAGTTGCGCGTGCCGCACAACGTGCTCAACGCCAAGAACCACGAGCAGGAGGCCCAGATCGTGGCCGAGGCGGGCCACAAGGGCAAGGTGACCATCGCCACGAACATGGCCGGCCGAGGCACGGACATCAAGCTCGGCGAGGGCGTGGTGGATATCGGCGGCCTCTACATCCTGGGCACGGAGCGCCACGAGTCGCGGCGTATCGACAACCAGTTGCGCGGCCGTTCGGGCCGCCAGGGCGACCCTGGCGAATCGCGTTTCTATCTGGCCCTGGACGACGACCTGATGCGTCTTTTCGGCTCCGAACGCATCTCCGGGCTCATGGAGCGCCTGGGCATGAAGGAGGGCGAGGCCATCGAGAACAGCTTCGTCTCCAAGGCCATCGAGAACGCCCAAAAGCGCGTCGAGGCGCACAACTTCGAGATCAGAAAGACGCTCCTCGAATATGACGACGTCATGAACCAGCAGCGCGAGGTGATCTACTCCCAGCGCCGCCAGATCATGACCGACAGCGACCTCACGCCCATGATCGACGCCTTCGTGGACGACCTTCTGGACGAGATTTACGCGCCTGTCATCGGCCACAAGGAAGAGCCGGACGAAGAGACCGTGGCTTCCGTCCGCGCCAAGCTCGAAGAGGTCTTCGACCTGCGCCGTTTCGAGGAGTTCCAGGCGGACGGGCTGATGAGCCGCGACGAGGCCGGGGCGCTCGTGCGGCGCAGCATCGAGGAGCTTCGCGCCCAGGCCCCGGCGCACTTCCACGAGATCACGCGCTACTTCCTGCTCGACTCGCTCGACCGCGTCTGGAAGGAGCATCTGCTGCACATGGATCACCTGCGCGACGGCATCGGCCTGCGCGGATACGGCCAGAAGGATCCCAAGCAGGAGTACAAGCGCGAGGGCTACAACCTCTTCCAGGACATGCTCGCCCGCATTAAGGAGAGCACCATGTTCGCCCTGTGCCACCTGCGCATCAAGGCGGAGGTCCAGGAAGACGACTTCAAGCACGAGGAGCAGAAGCAGGTCAGCTACTCGGCCGGAACGGAAGCGGCCGTGGCCAAGGCCAGGCAGCCGCAAAAGCGCGAGCAGCCCAAGGTGGGCCGCAACGATCCTTGCCCCTGCGGCTCGGGCCGCAAGTACAAGAAGTGCTGCGGCATGAACGCCTAG
- a CDS encoding HPr family phosphocarrier protein, with the protein MNTQLVNEQHNASLEVQRHVCVLDDMGLHARPAARLAQEAQKFASDIHLVAGRQEVDAKSILDILTLAVGSGATLTLRARGEDAREAVDHLERLFRNKFQDG; encoded by the coding sequence ATGAATACCCAACTCGTCAACGAGCAGCATAACGCCTCGCTCGAAGTTCAGCGCCACGTCTGCGTGCTCGACGACATGGGCCTGCACGCGCGCCCGGCGGCCCGTCTGGCCCAGGAGGCGCAGAAATTCGCCTCGGATATCCATCTCGTGGCGGGACGGCAGGAAGTGGACGCCAAGAGCATCCTCGATATCCTGACCCTGGCTGTGGGCAGCGGGGCGACCCTGACCCTGCGAGCCAGGGGCGAGGACGCGCGAGAGGCCGTGGACCATCTGGAGCGACTGTTCCGCAACAAGTTCCAGGACGGATAG
- a CDS encoding helix-turn-helix transcriptional regulator: protein MTPGMRRHGIGRVKAGSAGRAGEESVLFRDPALPGTQMLRARFERQVFSRHTHDCYAIGLIEDGALGFSYLGANHVASAGLVNLVVPGEPHDGHAAAPGGWSYRMFYLEPGLLADAARETSGAGGLSGLPHFRHGVIDDPGLAARIARLHRLAESRSASALELQTRLRAVLARWLALHAESRSEPREAGRAPRAVALAREMLHARAPENVGLDELAAATGLSPFHLIRVFTRTMGLPPHGYQTQLRLDAARRLLCSPHPGLRLADIAQECGFADQSHLTRAFKRAFGVTPGAYRKIVQN, encoded by the coding sequence ATGACCCCTGGGATGCGAAGGCATGGCATCGGCCGCGTGAAAGCGGGGTCGGCCGGGCGCGCGGGCGAGGAGAGCGTCCTTTTCCGCGATCCGGCCCTGCCGGGGACGCAGATGCTGCGCGCCCGCTTCGAGCGCCAGGTCTTCTCGCGCCACACGCACGACTGCTACGCCATCGGCCTGATCGAGGACGGCGCGCTCGGGTTCAGCTATCTCGGCGCGAACCACGTGGCCTCGGCCGGGCTGGTCAATCTGGTGGTTCCGGGCGAGCCGCACGACGGCCACGCCGCCGCGCCCGGCGGCTGGAGCTACCGCATGTTCTACCTCGAACCCGGACTCCTGGCCGACGCCGCCCGCGAGACGAGCGGAGCAGGCGGCTTAAGCGGGCTGCCGCATTTCCGCCACGGCGTTATCGACGATCCCGGCCTGGCCGCGCGCATAGCGCGCCTGCACCGCCTCGCCGAATCACGGAGCGCCAGCGCCCTCGAACTGCAAACCCGCCTGCGCGCCGTCCTCGCCCGCTGGCTGGCCCTGCACGCCGAATCGCGCAGCGAGCCGCGCGAGGCGGGCCGCGCGCCGCGCGCCGTGGCCCTGGCTCGCGAGATGCTCCACGCCCGCGCGCCCGAGAACGTCGGCCTGGACGAACTGGCGGCCGCGACCGGGCTCTCCCCCTTTCATCTGATTCGCGTCTTCACCCGGACCATGGGCCTGCCGCCGCACGGCTACCAGACTCAACTCCGCCTGGACGCCGCGCGCCGTCTCCTGTGCTCGCCGCATCCCGGCCTTCGCCTGGCGGACATCGCCCAGGAGTGCGGCTTTGCGGACCAAAGCCACCTCACGCGCGCCTTCAAGCGGGCCTTCGGCGTGACGCCCGGAGCCTACCGCAAGATCGTTCAAAACTGA
- a CDS encoding FAD-binding oxidoreductase, translating to MLTPARRTFLEHLFPGEAASFDEAVRYVHGSDASRLHGMPMGVVRPERLEQVVELLAWAQAERVPLIPRGRATGAAGAVVPTAGGLVVSTAGLRRIVSIDADDFTATVEPGVVTGELQKACAAQRRFYPPDPGSVNISTIGGNIATCAGGMRAVKYGVTREWVLGLTAVLPGGEVVRTGGRCHKDVAGLDLTRLFVGSEGTLGFITEAILKLAPLPEASASLMAGFSDMEALMAAARAVFAAGLLPSAMEFFDAPTLRAVGLTAPSVPWPEGTAAALLFRLDGSRAAVSAELAALASHLQAATFIESAADATAEEALWELRRLVSPALHKLGPDKHRDDVAVPRGAIARAVAAFHAIGERRGVIVVCFGHLGDGNIHTDVMFDAADPRQKSAADLAKDDILRTVLELGGTLTGEHGVGLAKLPYLSLQIGEAERALMLRVKAAFDPHGIMNPQKAYA from the coding sequence ATGCTCACTCCCGCCCGACGCACCTTCCTCGAACACCTCTTCCCCGGAGAAGCCGCGAGCTTTGACGAGGCCGTGCGCTACGTGCACGGTTCCGATGCCTCGCGCCTGCACGGCATGCCCATGGGCGTGGTGCGGCCCGAGCGGCTGGAACAGGTGGTGGAGCTTCTGGCCTGGGCGCAGGCCGAGCGCGTGCCGCTCATCCCGCGCGGCCGGGCCACGGGCGCGGCCGGGGCCGTGGTGCCAACGGCAGGCGGGCTGGTCGTCTCCACGGCCGGGCTTCGCCGCATCGTATCCATCGACGCCGACGATTTCACGGCCACGGTCGAGCCGGGCGTCGTGACCGGCGAACTGCAAAAGGCCTGCGCGGCGCAGCGGCGCTTCTACCCGCCCGATCCAGGTTCGGTGAACATCTCCACCATCGGCGGCAACATCGCCACCTGCGCGGGCGGCATGCGGGCCGTGAAATACGGCGTGACGCGCGAGTGGGTGCTCGGGCTCACGGCCGTGCTGCCCGGCGGCGAGGTGGTGCGTACCGGCGGCCGGTGCCACAAGGATGTCGCGGGGCTGGATCTGACGAGGCTTTTCGTGGGCAGCGAGGGCACGCTCGGCTTCATCACCGAGGCGATCCTGAAGCTCGCGCCGCTGCCCGAGGCCTCGGCCTCGCTCATGGCCGGATTCTCGGACATGGAGGCGCTCATGGCGGCCGCGCGGGCCGTGTTCGCGGCCGGGCTCCTGCCTTCGGCCATGGAATTTTTCGACGCCCCCACCTTGCGCGCCGTGGGCCTGACCGCGCCGTCTGTGCCCTGGCCCGAGGGAACCGCGGCGGCGCTCCTCTTCCGCCTGGACGGCAGCCGGGCCGCGGTATCGGCCGAACTGGCCGCGCTGGCCTCGCATCTTCAGGCCGCGACCTTCATCGAGTCCGCTGCGGACGCGACGGCCGAAGAGGCCCTGTGGGAGCTTCGTCGTCTGGTCAGCCCGGCCTTGCACAAGCTCGGACCGGACAAACATCGCGACGACGTGGCCGTGCCGCGCGGGGCCATCGCCAGGGCCGTGGCCGCCTTCCACGCCATCGGCGAGCGACGCGGCGTGATCGTGGTCTGCTTTGGCCATCTGGGCGACGGCAACATCCACACCGACGTCATGTTCGACGCCGCCGATCCGCGCCAGAAGTCGGCCGCGGACCTGGCCAAGGACGACATCCTGCGCACGGTGCTGGAGCTTGGCGGCACGCTCACGGGCGAGCACGGCGTGGGGCTGGCCAAGCTCCCCTATCTTTCCCTGCAGATCGGCGAGGCCGAACGGGCGCTCATGCTCCGCGTCAAGGCGGCCTTCGACCCGCACGGGATCATGAATCCCCAAAAGGCCTACGCATGA
- a CDS encoding DMT family transporter, whose amino-acid sequence MRDESKACLDLAAAMVIVGSSVVAGKMALATMPLYTSQALRFALACLVLLPLLFLREGGLPRLSLGQWGVVAGLAACGSLLFNVFLLHGLRLTSAAAAGIIASTTPACMALIAVVFLRERLFFRAWSGVGLAVAGVAAVNLAAKGDGGASSLAGNLLVLCAVLAESLFLLLRRALPPGLSPLCVATLVSLAALTFFVPLALLELAGGPFPVIDLRGWLVVAYYGLVITILAYVFWFRGVTRVSPATAAVMTGIMPVAAACLSWAVLGEEVRPEQVAGCTLVLGGILCMALPGRTARPRVTL is encoded by the coding sequence ATGCGCGACGAATCGAAGGCATGTCTGGATCTGGCCGCGGCCATGGTCATTGTGGGCAGCAGCGTGGTGGCGGGCAAGATGGCCCTGGCGACCATGCCCCTGTACACCTCGCAGGCCTTGCGCTTCGCGCTGGCCTGTCTGGTTTTGCTGCCGCTCCTTTTCCTGCGCGAGGGGGGCCTGCCGCGTCTTTCCCTTGGGCAGTGGGGTGTGGTGGCGGGGCTGGCCGCGTGCGGCTCCCTGCTGTTCAACGTCTTTTTGCTGCACGGCCTGCGTCTGACGAGCGCGGCCGCGGCTGGGATCATCGCCAGCACCACCCCGGCCTGCATGGCCTTGATCGCGGTCGTCTTCCTGCGCGAGCGCCTTTTCTTCCGCGCCTGGTCGGGCGTGGGGCTGGCCGTCGCGGGCGTGGCCGCGGTCAACCTGGCGGCAAAGGGCGATGGCGGCGCGTCGAGCCTGGCCGGGAACCTGCTCGTGCTCTGCGCCGTGCTGGCCGAATCGCTGTTCCTGCTCCTGCGCCGGGCGCTGCCGCCGGGCCTTTCGCCCTTGTGCGTGGCGACCCTGGTGAGCCTCGCGGCGCTCACGTTTTTCGTCCCGCTCGCGCTCCTCGAGCTGGCTGGCGGGCCGTTCCCGGTCATCGACCTGCGCGGCTGGCTCGTCGTGGCCTATTACGGCCTGGTGATCACGATTCTGGCCTACGTCTTCTGGTTTCGGGGCGTGACGCGCGTTTCACCGGCCACGGCGGCGGTCATGACAGGGATCATGCCCGTGGCCGCCGCCTGCCTGTCCTGGGCCGTGCTCGGCGAGGAGGTGCGGCCCGAGCAGGTCGCGGGCTGCACGCTGGTGCTTGGCGGCATCCTGTGCATGGCCCTGCCCGGCCGGACCGCGCGGCCGCGCGTCACTTTGTGA
- a CDS encoding PTS system mannose/fructose/sorbose family transporter subunit IID, with amino-acid sequence MSKDSHALPSMPDGRTLLSCFLRTYLVMAAFNRRGMQNIGLAAAMEPALSVIHRDPARLLAARRRALTHYNCHPFFAPLLTGLFLALERDIARGVLPEGTLEQVKKTTAYTLSAIGDSLFGGTLQATWALTTMCLLASGNWSVAVVFGAVLFAGLQAFKFTSFFWGWRDAFKVLQRLKKLDLINWGRRLKYVNALLLVLFWAMIWPGGIVWWNWLATLALVACAALFVSRLLVIREVMVALVLGALALWPWLA; translated from the coding sequence ATGAGCAAGGACAGCCACGCGCTCCCCTCCATGCCCGACGGCCGCACCCTACTGTCCTGTTTTTTGCGTACCTATCTGGTCATGGCGGCCTTCAACAGGCGCGGCATGCAGAACATCGGGTTGGCAGCGGCCATGGAGCCCGCCCTGTCCGTGATCCATCGCGACCCCGCACGACTGCTCGCGGCTCGCCGTCGGGCGTTGACGCACTACAATTGCCACCCGTTCTTCGCGCCGCTGCTCACGGGGCTCTTTCTGGCCTTGGAGCGCGACATCGCCCGTGGGGTGTTGCCCGAAGGCACCCTGGAGCAGGTCAAGAAAACCACGGCCTACACCCTCTCGGCCATCGGTGATTCGCTCTTCGGCGGCACGCTGCAAGCGACGTGGGCCTTGACGACCATGTGTCTGCTTGCCTCTGGCAATTGGAGCGTGGCCGTGGTATTCGGGGCCGTTTTGTTCGCCGGGCTCCAGGCCTTCAAGTTCACGAGTTTTTTCTGGGGCTGGCGCGATGCCTTCAAAGTCCTGCAACGATTGAAGAAATTGGATCTGATCAACTGGGGGCGGCGACTCAAGTACGTCAACGCCTTGTTGCTGGTTCTCTTTTGGGCCATGATCTGGCCTGGGGGGATCGTCTGGTGGAACTGGCTGGCCACGCTTGCGCTCGTCGCATGCGCGGCGCTGTTCGTCTCACGACTCCTGGTCATCCGGGAGGTGATGGTCGCCCTGGTGCTGGGAGCCCTGGCGCTGTGGCCCTGGCTCGCATGA
- a CDS encoding (Fe-S)-binding protein encodes MTLAHHCLHEGERPAECVHCGRCLDACPLFRATGLEELSPRAKFMLAEAIDKGVAPPSAEAARRLAELCLSCGRCEKACPEGLCAPDLIARLRAAAPGFQALAWKTWIERAGLLWPVAGLMARLAPRELPGRFGLHAASLRAMAARPGIRPWLTPSRFDACGNGKSAVLFQGCTARHARPSWTKKARALLRGAGYAVGKDPGFACCGCTMGHAGCKNEQRAMQAANLNAWRAAGRPLLVTFCATCRCGLRSYASVDLGFEPFEAEAWCEAIKPLSALLGETEFACDEAAAPARFHYHRPCHGAGGGQDEDFLRRVAGERLGRASRDECCGLGGVLQIAAPELGARVAEKAWDFFAAGQGEQVLTGCGGCVLQLSSTAPKGVDAGHWLDAVAVTD; translated from the coding sequence ATGACCCTGGCGCACCATTGCCTGCACGAGGGGGAGCGCCCGGCCGAGTGCGTCCACTGCGGCCGTTGCCTGGACGCCTGCCCGCTGTTTCGGGCCACGGGATTGGAGGAACTTTCGCCGCGCGCCAAGTTCATGCTCGCCGAGGCGATCGACAAGGGCGTCGCGCCGCCCTCGGCCGAGGCGGCCCGGCGGCTGGCCGAACTGTGCCTCTCCTGCGGGCGTTGCGAAAAGGCCTGCCCCGAAGGATTGTGCGCCCCGGACCTGATCGCCAGGCTTCGTGCGGCCGCGCCGGGCTTTCAGGCCCTGGCCTGGAAGACCTGGATCGAGCGCGCCGGGCTGCTGTGGCCCGTGGCAGGGCTCATGGCGCGGCTTGCGCCGAGGGAGCTTCCCGGCCGCTTCGGACTTCACGCCGCCTCGCTTCGCGCCATGGCCGCGCGGCCCGGGATTCGGCCCTGGCTCACCCCGTCGCGTTTCGATGCTTGCGGCAATGGCAAAAGCGCCGTACTTTTCCAAGGCTGCACCGCCCGCCATGCGCGGCCCTCCTGGACGAAAAAGGCCCGGGCGCTGCTTCGGGGCGCTGGCTACGCGGTGGGCAAGGATCCAGGCTTCGCGTGCTGCGGCTGCACCATGGGCCACGCCGGGTGCAAAAACGAGCAGCGGGCCATGCAGGCCGCGAACCTGAATGCCTGGCGCGCGGCCGGGCGGCCGCTGCTGGTCACGTTTTGCGCCACCTGCCGCTGCGGGCTGCGCTCCTACGCCTCGGTGGACCTCGGGTTCGAGCCCTTCGAGGCCGAGGCGTGGTGCGAGGCCATCAAGCCGCTCTCGGCGCTTTTGGGCGAGACCGAATTCGCCTGTGACGAGGCGGCCGCGCCCGCGCGGTTTCACTACCACCGCCCCTGCCACGGCGCGGGCGGCGGGCAGGACGAGGATTTCCTGCGCCGCGTGGCTGGGGAGCGGCTTGGCCGGGCCTCGCGCGACGAATGCTGCGGCCTGGGCGGCGTGCTGCAGATCGCCGCGCCCGAACTGGGCGCGCGCGTGGCCGAAAAGGCCTGGGATTTCTTCGCCGCCGGGCAGGGCGAGCAGGTGCTCACTGGCTGCGGCGGCTGCGTGCTGCAACTTTCATCCACCGCGCCCAAGGGCGTGGACGCGGGCCACTGGCTGGACGCTGTGGCCGTGACCGACTGA
- the smpB gene encoding SsrA-binding protein SmpB, whose product MSKPDNPRKLVSANRKARHEYEFIETFEAGLSLTGSEVKSLRAGKISWSDGYVDFKNGEAFLVGVHIAPYENAGYAQHEPERRRKLLLHGHEIAQLSAKVEQKGLSVIPVALFLSRGRFKLDIALARGRKLHDKRDELKRRDLEREARRDMSRG is encoded by the coding sequence GTGAGCAAGCCGGACAACCCGCGCAAGCTCGTCTCGGCCAACCGCAAGGCGCGGCACGAGTACGAATTCATCGAGACTTTCGAGGCCGGGCTCTCGCTCACCGGCTCCGAGGTCAAGAGCCTGCGCGCGGGCAAGATTTCGTGGAGCGACGGGTACGTCGATTTCAAGAACGGCGAGGCCTTTCTCGTGGGCGTGCACATCGCGCCGTACGAGAATGCGGGCTACGCCCAGCACGAGCCCGAGCGGCGGCGCAAGCTGCTGCTGCACGGCCACGAGATCGCCCAGCTTTCCGCCAAGGTGGAGCAGAAAGGGCTCTCCGTGATCCCGGTGGCGCTGTTCCTCTCGCGCGGCCGCTTCAAGCTCGACATCGCGCTTGCGCGCGGCAGGAAGCTGCACGACAAGCGCGACGAACTCAAGCGCCGCGACCTCGAACGAGAGGCGCGGCGGGACATGTCGCGCGGGTAG
- the ptsP gene encoding phosphoenolpyruvate--protein phosphotransferase has product MAKAVIQGIPVSAGVAIGKALFLNRNRFENVPRRPVPEEDVAQEQRRLEAAFTQAARDLEAARGKIPAELRDHAMIIDSHLMILKDPKLKGAALRYAAEHMVCAEWALEKAVADLRDAFSAIEDPYIRERVNDVRMVGERVMVRLAGDEPELSAITGRVMLMAHDLTPADTVELQVDKIMSLSTTQGAKTSHTGIMARSLQIPAVVGVADLEKTVRDGDLVIVDGFKGKIFVDPDDEELAHYEELGDQFHTYQKMIIRLCHLPGEMRDGYAVSVLANIELFEEVAQVLDNGGEGVGLLRTEYRYMNRRELPTEEELFEEYSDLASILSPRTLTIRTLDIGADKMFGHFGRLEEANPALGLRAIRFCMRYPEVFKTQIRAILRAAVWGNVKVMFPMISGLKELRYAKALFHECQAELRREGVDFNPEIPYGIMVELPSAVMVSEFLAQEVDFFSIGTNDLIQYSLGIDRTNRYVSYLYQPLHPAVVRMIKHVVDAAHQAGIEVGLCGEMASDPFCVPILLGMGMDSLSMNPQAVPGIKRIIRQTRMDECTDLLKLVLESRTVSRTNRLVRDVIFQRFPEELMFYTSLLDIEEAQ; this is encoded by the coding sequence ATGGCCAAGGCCGTGATCCAGGGAATCCCGGTCTCCGCCGGTGTGGCCATCGGCAAGGCCCTGTTCCTGAACCGCAACCGTTTCGAGAACGTGCCCCGCAGGCCCGTTCCCGAAGAGGACGTGGCTCAGGAACAGCGTCGTTTGGAGGCGGCCTTCACCCAGGCCGCGCGCGACCTGGAGGCCGCCCGGGGCAAGATTCCGGCCGAGTTGCGCGATCACGCCATGATCATCGACTCGCACCTGATGATCCTGAAGGACCCCAAGCTCAAGGGAGCGGCCCTGCGCTATGCGGCCGAGCACATGGTCTGCGCCGAATGGGCGCTGGAAAAGGCCGTGGCCGACCTGCGCGACGCCTTCTCGGCCATCGAGGATCCCTACATCCGCGAGCGCGTCAACGACGTGCGCATGGTGGGCGAGCGAGTCATGGTCCGACTCGCGGGCGACGAGCCCGAGCTTTCGGCGATCACCGGCCGAGTCATGCTCATGGCCCACGACCTGACCCCGGCCGACACGGTGGAACTGCAGGTGGACAAGATCATGAGCCTGTCCACTACCCAGGGGGCCAAAACCTCGCATACCGGCATCATGGCCCGCTCGCTGCAAATTCCAGCCGTGGTCGGCGTGGCCGACCTGGAGAAGACCGTGCGCGACGGCGATCTGGTGATCGTGGACGGCTTCAAGGGCAAGATTTTCGTGGACCCCGACGACGAGGAGCTTGCCCATTACGAGGAGTTGGGCGACCAGTTCCACACCTACCAGAAGATGATCATCCGCCTGTGCCACCTGCCGGGCGAGATGCGCGACGGCTACGCTGTGTCCGTGCTGGCGAACATCGAGCTCTTCGAGGAAGTGGCCCAGGTCCTGGACAACGGCGGCGAGGGCGTGGGGCTTTTGCGCACCGAGTACCGTTACATGAACCGGCGCGAGCTGCCCACCGAGGAAGAGCTTTTCGAGGAGTACTCGGACCTGGCCTCCATCCTTTCGCCGCGCACCCTGACCATCCGCACCCTGGACATCGGCGCGGACAAGATGTTCGGCCATTTCGGACGCCTGGAGGAAGCCAATCCGGCGCTCGGACTTCGCGCCATCCGCTTCTGCATGCGCTATCCCGAAGTCTTCAAGACCCAGATCAGGGCCATCCTGCGGGCGGCCGTGTGGGGCAACGTCAAGGTCATGTTTCCCATGATCTCGGGCCTGAAGGAACTGCGCTACGCCAAGGCGCTGTTCCACGAATGCCAGGCCGAGCTGCGGCGCGAGGGCGTGGATTTCAACCCCGAAATCCCCTACGGCATCATGGTCGAGCTGCCCTCGGCGGTCATGGTCTCGGAGTTTCTGGCCCAGGAAGTGGATTTCTTTTCCATCGGCACCAACGACCTGATCCAGTACAGCCTGGGCATCGACCGTACCAACCGCTACGTCTCCTACCTCTACCAGCCCTTGCATCCGGCTGTGGTGCGTATGATCAAGCACGTGGTGGATGCGGCGCACCAGGCGGGCATCGAGGTGGGACTGTGCGGCGAGATGGCCTCGGACCCCTTCTGCGTACCCATCCTGCTCGGCATGGGCATGGACTCCCTGTCCATGAACCCGCAGGCCGTGCCGGGCATCAAGCGCATCATCCGCCAGACGCGCATGGACGAATGCACGGATCTTTTGAAGCTGGTGCTCGAATCGCGTACCGTGAGCCGCACCAACCGTCTGGTGCGCGACGTCATCTTCCAGCGTTTCCCCGAGGAACTGATGTTTTACACCTCGCTTTTGGACATCGAGGAGGCCCAGTGA